CTCGGGGCGGGCCACGCCCTCGGCGACCACGGCGAGGGACTCGCGCTTGATGGCCGCCCAGATGCGATTGAAGATGAAGCCCGTGCTCTCCTTGCGCGCTTCGAAGGGATGCAGGCCGAATTCGGGTAGCACCGTCAGCAGCGTGTCGAGCAGACCGCGGTCGGTCTGGCCATTCGACATCAACTCGATCGCGTTGATGTCCGGTGGCATGTAGAAGTGCATGTTGCACAAACGTGCTTTGTCGCCGATGTTTTCGCCCATTAGCCGCGACGGGATGGACGACGAGTTGGTCCCGAAGATGGTGCCCGCCGGCGCCGCCCGGTCGATCTCGCCCCACAAGGGAATCTTGATCTCGAGCTTCTCGGGGACCGACTCGACGGCCAGCCACGCGTCGTCCAACGCCTCGTCGAGCGATCCGGTGGCGGTCACGACGCCGGCTTCGCCTAATCCCCTGTCGGCCAATACCTTCGGCAGGGCCTGGGTCACGTACTGGATGGCTTCGTCACGTTGTTCCTTGCGCCGCGCGTAGATTCGCACCGTTCCGCCGCGGGTGGCGAACATCAAGGCGATGCGGCGGCCCAAAGTACCCGCGCCGATCACCGCGACGGGGCGTTTTTGGATGTCTTCGAAGGTGTAGGTGTACGAACCGGTCACATGTGCATGTTAAGTCCGCGGCTGCGCGCCGGGATTTGTCGCTGAGCGACAAAGATCGCCGGAACTTGTGTTTTCAGTGGCAGTGCACCAATAGATTTTCGCAATACATTCCGACCCGATCCGAGTTCGCTTTCCGACCACCTTCGTCGGATGGATCAGCGAACAATGAGGGAGTGTTCGTCAAGAGGAAATCGATGATCCCGGGCGAAGGCACGCCGAAGGCGTCCGAGTCCGCGTTCGCTGTGCCGGTGCTGGCCGCGAGTGCCGCAGCGCTCATTGCACCGACGAGCAGGGCGCGAGCGCACATATGACGCTTCATATCGTCGTCCTCTCTGCCGCTACAAATTCTAGCTGTCTGCCGAACAAACTGTGTCGCCTCAGGGTTGCGCACTCGCAGCGCATCGCAATTACGAATAAATAACAACTCCGCTCTCTCGGCTCGGGCCTCCCGCAACTCGAATAAGACAGTCCGTACCGTGACGCGCGTGAGACCGATGACCGTGGTCTTTCGCCGCGCCGCGGTTGTCGCGGTTTGCCTTGTCACATCAGTGACCATGGCGCCTCCAACGACCGCCGACCCCGATTCTGATCCTGATCCCGCTCCGGTGGCCGCACCCGCGGCCGCGGTAGCGCCGGTCGAAGGGCAGGTGCCCTCGGCCGATCCGGTTACCTATGTGTCGCCCGAAGGCTGGACCCTGGCCCTCGGGGCGAAGGACGAGTCGCAAGTTCCCGTTGCGCCGCTGACCACCGCGGTCTCATCTCGCGAATACCTCGCGCGCGGAACATTCGTCGCTTCGCTGGACGGGCCCGAGCAGCCTCGGGGCGTCCTCGAAGTGGGTTACGAGATCGGCTGCGGAATCGATATGAGCACGTCGAACGGCGTCACGATGGCAGGCAGCGCGGGCGTCAGTCCAGGCCTAGGCTTCACCGGGCTGTTGACCGGTGTGCCGGGTGTTGTGCCGTTGGTGACCACACCGATGAACGGGGTGATCACCGTGGGTCTTAAGCCCGGCATTGTCGTTGTGGTGCCGGTCGTGAGAAAAGAATTCAAGGGGCCACACCCCCGGGTGATCATCACCGGCTTCCACGTCAAAATCGACGGATGCGTGGGTCAGTCGTTTATCCGCTCCTTCGCGACGCTGACTCAGGTGACCGACGAATCCGATGTGGTGCTGTCGTATGTCGGTGTCACCAAAACTGTTTAAGCTTCGCATCTTTGGAGCCCTCACCCAGTCCGCACTCCCTCGTGGCCGTGTGTCGTTTTGCCTGCCTTGAGGGGCAGTCGCCGTGCGTGCACACGGGCGAATTCTCTTGCGCCACTGTGGTTTCTGTAGTCACATGGTGGCGTTTTTTGTCGGTGGGTGGGTTTAGTTTCAGGGTATGAGTTCAGCGGTGGTCGTCGATGGGGACGTCGTCACGGCGGCCTTCGACGCGCTCGACACCGCCCTGGACGGCGTCCTGGGCCTGGATACCGAGATGCTGTGCACCCGCGAGCGGCTGGTGCTGCTGGGCCGCTACGAGAAGATACGACGGCGCCTACCCGCCGGCGAGCATCCCCTGATCAACCAACTCCAGCAGGAGGCCACCCCGGCGGAGTTGGGCGGCAAACTGTCCCACGCGATCGCGGAGTGGACATTGATCAGCCGCGCCGAAGCCGGCAGGCGGGTGCGGGAAGCCGCTGATCTCGGTGAGCGCCGCGCCCTGACCGGTGAACCCTTAAAACCGGTGCTGGCCGCCACCGCCGAAGCCCAACGCGCCGGGCAGCTCGGGGTCGAGCATGTGGCGGTGATCCGCCGCTTCTACCACCAGCTGCCCGGGTGGGTCGATGTCGAGACCCGCACCCGCGCCGAAGCCGACCTGACCCGGCTGGCCACCCACTACCGGCCTGACCAGTTGACCGGGTTCGCCGAGCACCTCACCGACCTGCTCAACCCCGACGGCAACTTTTCCGACGACGACCGCGCCCGGCGGCGCGGGGTGACCCTGGGCAGCCAGCAACCCGACGGCATGTCAGCCCTACATGGCTGGATCACCCCCGAACTACGTGCCACCCTGGAAGCGGTGCTGGCCAAACTGGCCGCCCCCGGCATGTGCAACCCCGACGACCACACCCCCTGCGTCGACGGCACCCCCAGCCAAGACGCCATCGATCACGACCCCCGCTCAGCAGCCCAACGCCACCACGACGGCCTCAACGCCGCCCTGCGCGCGGTCCTGGCCTCCGGAGAGCTCGGTCAGCACAATGGGCTGCCCGCCGCCATCATCGTCTCCACCACCCTGGCCGAGTTGGAAGCCGCCACCGGCCACGGGATCACCGGCGGAGGCACCCGGCTGCCCATCAGCGACGTCATCCGCCTGGCCCGCCACGCCCACCACTACCTGGCCATCTTCGACAAGGGCAAAGCTGTTTCCCTGCATCACACCAAACGCCTCGCCTCACCCGGACAACGAATCGTGTTGTACGCCAAGGATCGCGGCTGTTCAGCGCCCGGATGCAACCTGCCCGGCTTCTACTGCGAAGTTCACCATGTCACCGACTATGCCCAGTGCCACACCACCGACGTCGACGACCTCACTTTCGCTTGCGGCCCCCACCACCGAATGCTGCGACCGACGGGCTGGACCACCAGAAAACGCGCCAACGGCGATACCGAATGGATCCCGCCCCCGCACCTTGATCGAGGCCAACCGCGCACCAACTCCTACCACCACCCCGAGAAGCTGCTTCTCGAAGGGGATGACCCGCTATAGCAGTGTGATCTGTTCGGCCTCCGGCTCGGCCGGCTCGAGCAGCTGGGGACCGTTATTGCGAATGCTGTTCACCAGCCTCGACACCTCGCGCAGCTCGATGCCCCGCACATCCGGGGCATGGTTCAGCAGCTCGGGGTCCAGCGGGGCATCGGGATTCAACCAGGCATCCCAGTCGCGCTCGGCCAGGACCAGGGGCATCCGATCGTGGACGGCGGCCAGCTCACCCACGGCGTCGGTGGTGATGATCGTGCAGCTCAGCAGCGGGTCCGCAGCCTTGTCCGGTTTCCAGACCGACCACAGGCCGGCCATAAACAGCGGCTCACCGTCGTCGCGGTGCATGAAGAACGGCGTCTTGGCGGTCTTCTTGCCCGCAGGGTTGTCCGGATTGGGTCGCCATTCGTACCAGCCGTCCATCGGCACCAGGCAACGCTTGCTCTTGGCCGAACCGCGGAAGGCCGGTGACGTGGCCACCTTGTCGGCCCGGGCATTGATCAGCAGCGGACCCTTGGAATCCGGCCCACCGTCGGGACCGGTCTTGACCCACGGCGGAACCAGTCCCCAGCGCATCAGCCGCACCCGGCGAGTCGGCTCGTCGTCCGGCTCGCTGTGGCGGGAGACCACCGTCGCGACCGTGGTCGTGGGAGCCACGTTGTAGTTCGGCTCCGACGCACGCTCCGAGGTACCGGTAGCTTCGCCGATCGCCTTGATCTTCTCGGCCAGCAGGGCCGGATCCGTCGTGACCGCAAACCGTCCACACATGACTTCCATGGTGCCCCGTACCCACGACACCCGCCGACACGGCAGGATGAAGCCGTGAACACCGACGCCTGGACGGCCCCCTTCGCGCCGACGCCGGTGCATGCGACCGTGACCGTGCCGGGCTCGAAATCGCAGACCAACCGGGCGCTGGTGCTCGCGGGACTAGCGAGTGCGCAAGGGCAGAGCGCCTCGACCATCAGCGGCGCGCTGCGCAGCCGCGATACCGACCTGATGATCGGCGCGCTCGCCACGCTGGGGCTGCGGGTGGAC
The Mycobacterium sp. 050128 genome window above contains:
- a CDS encoding 3-hydroxyacyl-CoA dehydrogenase family protein, producing MTGSYTYTFEDIQKRPVAVIGAGTLGRRIALMFATRGGTVRIYARRKEQRDEAIQYVTQALPKVLADRGLGEAGVVTATGSLDEALDDAWLAVESVPEKLEIKIPLWGEIDRAAPAGTIFGTNSSSIPSRLMGENIGDKARLCNMHFYMPPDINAIELMSNGQTDRGLLDTLLTVLPEFGLHPFEARKESTGFIFNRIWAAIKRESLAVVAEGVARPEDIDGVFKLVLGVSVGPFQMMDLVGLDVVLDIENHYAAELPHLPKSVRDLLQSYIDAGKLGIKTGEGFYRY
- a CDS encoding MspA family porin; translation: MVFRRAAVVAVCLVTSVTMAPPTTADPDSDPDPAPVAAPAAAVAPVEGQVPSADPVTYVSPEGWTLALGAKDESQVPVAPLTTAVSSREYLARGTFVASLDGPEQPRGVLEVGYEIGCGIDMSTSNGVTMAGSAGVSPGLGFTGLLTGVPGVVPLVTTPMNGVITVGLKPGIVVVVPVVRKEFKGPHPRVIITGFHVKIDGCVGQSFIRSFATLTQVTDESDVVLSYVGVTKTV
- a CDS encoding SOS response-associated peptidase yields the protein MCGRFAVTTDPALLAEKIKAIGEATGTSERASEPNYNVAPTTTVATVVSRHSEPDDEPTRRVRLMRWGLVPPWVKTGPDGGPDSKGPLLINARADKVATSPAFRGSAKSKRCLVPMDGWYEWRPNPDNPAGKKTAKTPFFMHRDDGEPLFMAGLWSVWKPDKAADPLLSCTIITTDAVGELAAVHDRMPLVLAERDWDAWLNPDAPLDPELLNHAPDVRGIELREVSRLVNSIRNNGPQLLEPAEPEAEQITLL
- a CDS encoding HNH endonuclease signature motif containing protein; protein product: MSSAVVVDGDVVTAAFDALDTALDGVLGLDTEMLCTRERLVLLGRYEKIRRRLPAGEHPLINQLQQEATPAELGGKLSHAIAEWTLISRAEAGRRVREAADLGERRALTGEPLKPVLAATAEAQRAGQLGVEHVAVIRRFYHQLPGWVDVETRTRAEADLTRLATHYRPDQLTGFAEHLTDLLNPDGNFSDDDRARRRGVTLGSQQPDGMSALHGWITPELRATLEAVLAKLAAPGMCNPDDHTPCVDGTPSQDAIDHDPRSAAQRHHDGLNAALRAVLASGELGQHNGLPAAIIVSTTLAELEAATGHGITGGGTRLPISDVIRLARHAHHYLAIFDKGKAVSLHHTKRLASPGQRIVLYAKDRGCSAPGCNLPGFYCEVHHVTDYAQCHTTDVDDLTFACGPHHRMLRPTGWTTRKRANGDTEWIPPPHLDRGQPRTNSYHHPEKLLLEGDDPL